GACCGGCAGGCCGCCGAACGCCGCGACGGCGGACATGGTGGTGGGCAGGGCTGGTGTCACGGCATCGGATTCGCTCACCGGTCCAGCGTGCATCCAGAGCCCCCTGCCCTGTCAAGATGTGGCCGCCCGGAGTGACCCGCATATTTCGATTGTGTGAAACTTCACAGAAAACCGGCCCGATTCCGTTACGTTCGGATGACTGTCAACAGCGTCAGGAGAACATGGTGCACAGAACGCTCCGCAATGTCATCGCCTCATCGATCGGAGTGGGGGTGCTGGTCGTCGGAGCCGGTGCCTTCGGGTCCAGCGCGGCAGCCGCCGTCGACCCTGTCGACCTGAAGAACCGCGTCACCGTCGATGGCATCATGACGCATCTCGCGGCCCTGCAGGCCATCGCCGACGAGAACGACGGCAACCGCGCCATCGGCACGCCGGGCTATGAGGCGAGCGCCGAGTACATCGAGGGCGTTCTGGCCGCCGCGGGCTACGAGACCACCCGCCAGCCGTTCCAGACGTCGGTGCAGACGATCTTCGACTACTCCCTCGCCGTCACGGCCGACGGTGACGCCCTGCCGGTCGTCGGCATCCCGATGGAGTTCACCGGCTCGACCCCCGCCGAGGGGCTCACCGACCTCCCCGCGATTGCTCCGGCCGCAGTCAATGGATGCTCGGCCGACGACTGGGCGGGCATCGACGCCAGCGGGTCCGTCGCCATCGTGAGCCGGGGCGTCTGCCCCTTCGCCGACAAGGCCATCGCGGCCGGTGCCGCCGGTGCCTCAGCGATCCTGATCTACAACAACACCGAGGGCGACCTCAGCGGAACGCTCGGCGCGACGACCGTCGGCGCGGTGCCCTCGGTCGGCGTGACCGCGGCGGAGGGTGCATCGATCCTCACCGCGCTGGCCGCCGGCCCCGTCACCGTGTCACTGCAGCTCGACCAGGAGACGAAGACGGTCGACACGTTCAATGTTCTGGCCGAGACATCCACCGGCCGGGACGACAACACGGTCATGGTGGGGGCGCACCTCGACTCGGTGCCCGCGGGCCCGGGCATCAACGACAACGGGAGCGGATCGGCGACGATCCTCGAGACGGCTGTGCAGCTGGCCGCCTCGGGACCTCTGAACAACCAGGTGCGGTTCGCGTGGTGGGGTGCCGAGGAGGTCGGACTCGTCGGATCGACGTTCTACGTCGACGACCTCGTCGAGAACAACCCGGATGAGCTCGACGAGATCGCCACCTACCTGAACTTCGACATGGTGGCGTCGCCGAACTACGTGATCAGCGTGTACGACGCCGACCAGTCCACGTTCGAGGCCCCGGTCGAGGTGCCGGAGGGGTCGATCGCGACCGAGGCCGCGTTCACCGACTACTTCGACGCCTCGTCGCAGCCGTGGATCGACACCGCCTTCGACGGGCGGAGCGACTACGAGGCGTTCATCGCCAACGACATCCCGGCGTCGGGCCTGTTCACCGGGGCGG
Above is a genomic segment from Subtercola boreus containing:
- a CDS encoding M28 family peptidase, encoding MVHRTLRNVIASSIGVGVLVVGAGAFGSSAAAAVDPVDLKNRVTVDGIMTHLAALQAIADENDGNRAIGTPGYEASAEYIEGVLAAAGYETTRQPFQTSVQTIFDYSLAVTADGDALPVVGIPMEFTGSTPAEGLTDLPAIAPAAVNGCSADDWAGIDASGSVAIVSRGVCPFADKAIAAGAAGASAILIYNNTEGDLSGTLGATTVGAVPSVGVTAAEGASILTALAAGPVTVSLQLDQETKTVDTFNVLAETSTGRDDNTVMVGAHLDSVPAGPGINDNGSGSATILETAVQLAASGPLNNQVRFAWWGAEEVGLVGSTFYVDDLVENNPDELDEIATYLNFDMVASPNYVISVYDADQSTFEAPVEVPEGSIATEAAFTDYFDASSQPWIDTAFDGRSDYEAFIANDIPASGLFTGADEIKTPEQVALFGGIAGEAQDQNYHQAGDNLENINTEALGIMAGAIGSVVGSLANDTSAINGVVPPVEPTPVPTPTPTSTPVPTGAPVPTASPTAVPAPTSSATAAPVPPADPGSGSGGSLANTGSADVIAAALPFGVLLFSVGLAVALLASRRRARPTGGSGD